The DNA window GCTTCTGCAATTGCTAGGGGTGGAGAGATTTTTATCTTGGATATGGGAGAGCCTGTTAAAATTGTGGATTTAGCTAAAAATATGCTAAAACTTTATGGCAAAGAAGAGGAAATAGAGATTATCTTTAGTGGATTGCGACCGGGAGAGAAGCTTTATGAGGAGCTTTTGATTGGTGAGAGTGAGGGTAAGACAAAATACCCTTCAATTCAAGTAGCTCGCCCTACAAGTTATGATATTAATAAGCTTAATCAAGATATTAGTGAGCTTTTAGAAACACAAGAAGTGATAGCAAAATTAAAAGAAATTGTAGTGGAGTTTAATCATAATGCACACGGACAATAAGCCAACTCTTGCCTTGGTGGTCTCTTCACTTAGAATGGGTGGGGCTGAGAAAGTGGCGAGTTTTTTAGCAAATGCTTTAATTGATTCTTATCGAATTATTTTAATATTGTGGAGCGATAAAGATCACTTTTTTAGCTTAGATGAACGCATAGAAGTGGTGGTGATTGCAACAAAAATGCGTGGAATGCTTGGGAATATAGAGCGTATTTTTAGGCTTAAGCGTTGTTTTAGGGAGCATAAGGCGGATTTGGTGATTAGTTTTATTCATCAGACTAACATTTTGGCGATTTTAGCTGCTAGAGCAAACAAGATTCCAGTGATTGCAACAGAGCATAGTATTTATGCAAGTTTGGATCATCTTAAGATTTGGAAATTTTTGCGCCAAAGGGTGTATCCATTAGCAGATCATATCACCACGCTTACTCAAAAAGATTCAAAGCATTATGGATTTTTAAAAAATGTTAGCGTGATGCCTAATCCAGTTGTTATCCATAAAACTACAGAAGCAGATTGGCAAGATTTTATCGCCCATAAGCCCTATATTTTGAGTGCAGGGCGAATGATAGAAACAAAGCATTTTGAAGAGTTATTAGAAGTTTTTGGACAATTCTCTAAAAAAAATCCTCAATTTTCACTGCTTTTAGCAGGTGATGGAAAGTGTCGTGATTCTTTAGAAAAACAAGCCCAGAATCTAGGGGCAAAAATTGTTTTTTTAGGGAAAGTTGAAAATCTTTATAGTGCCTATCAAAATGCAGAATTTTTTGCCTTAACTAGCCATAGGGAAGGTTTAAGTAATGTTTTAATTGAATCTTTAATGTGTGGAGCGCCTGTGATTAGCTATGATTGCCCTTATGGACCTAGCGAGATTATAAGTGATGGCAAAAATGGAATCTTAGTTAA is part of the Helicobacter colisuis genome and encodes:
- a CDS encoding glycosyltransferase, which translates into the protein MHTDNKPTLALVVSSLRMGGAEKVASFLANALIDSYRIILILWSDKDHFFSLDERIEVVVIATKMRGMLGNIERIFRLKRCFREHKADLVISFIHQTNILAILAARANKIPVIATEHSIYASLDHLKIWKFLRQRVYPLADHITTLTQKDSKHYGFLKNVSVMPNPVVIHKTTEADWQDFIAHKPYILSAGRMIETKHFEELLEVFGQFSKKNPQFSLLLAGDGKCRDSLEKQAQNLGAKIVFLGKVENLYSAYQNAEFFALTSHREGLSNVLIESLMCGAPVISYDCPYGPSEIISDGKNGILVKMGDKNALLKSFEVMLAKRQEFAKNTQVIYEKFGEEVVLKKWRELIALTLNKKN